One part of the Oryzias melastigma strain HK-1 linkage group LG21, ASM292280v2, whole genome shotgun sequence genome encodes these proteins:
- the LOC112137964 gene encoding WD repeat-containing protein 3 — MESLEDSVWGHILLSPAGGAVAPLCSFFTLWGRCSSPATFAGFLFLLGRYLLCCYKVKVALLLQNNTIETYSLKTSDKNPSASKTARLTLGGHRTDARTLAFSSDNLAVLSASGDTVKVWNRSTLQVIRTMTCEYALCSLFVPGDRQIILGTKVSITSRPQTSTIFTLLRGSIYSFCCVV, encoded by the exons GGGACACATCCTTCTTTCGCCTGCGGGTGGTGCTGTTGCACCTTTATGTTCCTTTTTTACCCTCTGGGGACGCTGTAGCTCTCCTGCTACCTTCGCGggcttcctctttctgctcGGTCGGTATCTTCTGTGTTGTTACAAG GTGAAGGTggcgctgctgctgcagaacaaCACCATCGAGACGTACAGCCTGAAGACTTCAGACAAGAACCCCTCAGCCAGTAAGACGGCTCGCCTGACGCTGGGCGGCCATCGCACCGACGCGCGCACGCTGGCCTTCAGCTCCGACAACCTGGCCGTCCTCTCTGCCTCTGGAGACACGGTCAAAGTGTGGAACAG GTCGACTCTGCAGGTGATTCGCACCATGACCTGCGAGTACGCACTCTGCTCGCTCTTTGTGCCCGGAGACAGACAGATCATCCTGGGAACTAAGGTATCTATAACTTCACGACCACAGACGTCCACGATATTCACTCTTTTAAGAGGATCTATTTATTCGTTTTGCTGTGTggtttag